The following proteins are encoded in a genomic region of Mycteria americana isolate JAX WOST 10 ecotype Jacksonville Zoo and Gardens chromosome 14, USCA_MyAme_1.0, whole genome shotgun sequence:
- the APCDD1L gene encoding protein APCDD1-like — protein MVRCWWLAGLLVACAAAEPPLRWEPRCRQQLRHLQDGARIAARLPPRLEGRWVSTGCEVRPGPEFLTRSYLFYANRLFKAYQFYYWDPSCHDPSYSLVIKGKLRLRQASWITRGATEADYHLHKVGIVFHSQKAMREVAAWINQTSGEGCRGFLPPGRTWAPGALYELLSAKTERDCTAALGFAMHELSLVRVEKHYQPLLQPQQSGSRLVEELYLGDIHTEWVERLHYRPTGYQRPMQSAVHHVHPCPACGIIYRADEHHPPILPVRAQLPMQLSGSWVSTRCEVRPAVLFLTRYFIFHGNNHTWEGYYYHYSDPLCKQPTFTIYASGHYTQGIPSSKVRGGTELAFKVTQARVTPMDQVTVMMLNSSEPGSCGLTSSWSAGVEQDITPTNGCLALGIKLPHTEYELFKTEQDTKDRSLLYVGERPTDGSSPDSPDKRPTSYQAPLIRCAGASEEFSNYVSLKYLGKKDANGNEALKPLPVAFLLFIALLFLRWD, from the exons ATGGTCCGGTGCTGGTGGCTCGCCGGGCTGCTCGTAG cctgcgcggccgcggagccgccgctgcGCTGGGAGCCGCGGTGCCGGCAGCAGCTCCGCCACCTGCAGGACGGCGCCAGGATCGCGGCGCGGCTGCCGCCCCGCCTGGAGGGCCGCTGGGTCTCCACCGG GTGCGAGGTGCGGCCGGGACCCGAGTTCCTCACCCGATCCTACCTCTTCTACGCCAACCGCCTCTTCAAGGCTTACCAGTTCTACTACTGGGACCCCTCCTGCCACGACCCCTCCTACTCGCTGGTCATCAAGGGCAAGCTCCGTCTGCGCCAGGCCTCCTGGATCACCCGCGGGGCCACCGAGGCCGACTACCACCTCCACAAAGTCGGCATCGTTTTCCACAGCCAGAAAGCCATGCGGGAGGTGGCCGCCTGGATCAACCAGACCTCCGGCGAGGGCTGCAGGGGGTTCCTGCCCCCGGGGCGCACCTGGGCTCCCGGAGCCCTCTACGAACTGCTGAGCGCCAAGACCGAGCGCGACTGCACCGCCGCCTTGGGCTTCGCCATGCACGAGCTGAGCCTGGTGCGGGTGGAGAAGCATTACCAGCCCTTGCTGCAGCCGCAGCAGAGCGGGAGCCGGCTGGTGGAAGAGCTGTACCTGGGGGACATTCACACGGAGTGGGTCGAGAGGCTCCACTACCGACCGACCGGTTACCAGCGACCTATGCAGAGCGCTGTG caCCACGTGCATCCTTGCCCGGCCTGTGGGATTATATACAGAGCTGACGAACACCACCCACCCATACTACCCGTCAGAGCTCAGCTACCAATGCAGCTCAGCGGCAGCTGGGTGAGCACCCGCTGTGAGGTCCGACCTGCGGTGCTTTTCCTTACCAGGTACTTCATATTCCACGGTAACAACCACACCTGGGAAGGTTATTACTATCACTACTCTGACCCACTCTGCAAACAGCCAACTTTCACCATCTACGCATCTGGGCATTACACCCAAGGCATCCCCTCCTCCAAAGTGAGAGGTGGGACAGAGCTGGCTTTTAAAGTCACACAGGCTCGGGTGACACCCATGGACCAGGTGACAGTGATGATGCTGAACTCCTCAGAACCTGGAAGCTGTGGGCTGACAAGCTCCTGGAGTGCTGGGGTGGAGCAGGATATAACACCCACAAATGGATGTTTGGCTTTGGGCATCAAGCTGCCCCACACGGAGTACGAACTTTTCAAAACGGAGCAAGACACGAAAGACCGCAGCCTGCTGTACGTTGGCGAACGGCCCACGGACGGATCCAGTCCCGACAGCCCAGACAAGCGACCCACGTCATATCAGGCACCTCTGATTCGGTGTGCTGGAGCGTCAGAGGAATTCTCTAACTATGTTAGTCtaaaatacttgggaaaaaagGATGCTAATGGGAACGAAGCACTAAAACCTTTGCCTGTGGCCTTTTTATTGTTTATAGCACTTCTGTTTTTAAGATGGGACTAG